The DNA window TCTCGCCCTGCTCATGCATCCGTTTACgcattccgttttctatttattcacaaattcacTCTCTTTCGAGATTCAATGGATATGAATTTCGACGAATTGCGGCAAGGATCGATGGCGCCGGAGTGCGAGAGTGGGGAATTAGCGAAACCGAAGAATTTTTGCCGGAAAAGGATGGATCCGCGGCGGATTAAATCGGTTTCGAGTAGGAAAAGGCGATCGGATGTGAGGAAAGAGATCGAATCGATGGAAGGAGCGGTGCTGATTCGGCACGGGGCGGTGTCGATTATCGGCCGGCGGAGGGAGATGGAGGACGCGGTGGCGGCGGAGGTGGATTTTTTACAGAGAGGCGGGAGGAGGTACAGTTTCTTCGGAGTGTACGACGGCCACGGCGGGTGGCGCGTGGCGCGTGATTGCAGCGAGAGGCTGCATAAGGTGTTGGCGGAGATCGTGGAGGGAGATGTTGGGGAGGAGATAGCGTGGGAGAGAGTGATGGCGGTGGGGTTTAGGAAGATGGATGAGGAAGTGAATAAGAGCGGCGCGTTGGTGGCGTCGACCGGGTCGACCGCCGTTGTGGCGGTGGTCGGGGAGGAGGAGGTCGTGGTGGCGAACTGCGGTGATTCGAGGGCCGTGCTTTCGCGCGGCGGTGTTGCCGTACAGATATCCGATGATCACAAGGTAAATtatattgttcatatttttcattttatgtaaCTTTGGAAATTAgttagaaaaattataaagtagattgtttttaattatctaTCTATAGACAATATTGTTTAATTCACGAATGGTGTAGTGCATGTTAGGTTATTATATCATatacaatttcattttaattttcattacgAGATACTGAAAAGAAATCTaaattttctagtttttttttaccgGTTTTCAAAGTTATGGGATATATCA is part of the Salvia hispanica cultivar TCC Black 2014 unplaced genomic scaffold, UniMelb_Shisp_WGS_1.0 HiC_scaffold_1344, whole genome shotgun sequence genome and encodes:
- the LOC125198283 gene encoding protein phosphatase 2C 51-like encodes the protein MDMNFDELRQGSMAPECESGELAKPKNFCRKRMDPRRIKSVSSRKRRSDVRKEIESMEGAVLIRHGAVSIIGRRREMEDAVAAEVDFLQRGGRRYSFFGVYDGHGGWRVARDCSERLHKVLAEIVEGDVGEEIAWERVMAVGFRKMDEEVNKSGALVASTGSTAVVAVVGEEEVVVANCGDSRAVLSRGGVAVQISDDHKPDRPDE